In one Chloroflexi bacterium ADurb.Bin180 genomic region, the following are encoded:
- the ybaK gene encoding Cys-tRNA(Pro)/Cys-tRNA(Cys) deacylase YbaK, giving the protein MKTRTNSMRVLESLHVAYEAFEFSSEVRSADDAAKAMGAPIQQVFKTLVVLRERGHALLVMLPGDRALDLKLLAQASGDKKLHMASHKEAEDLTGLEVGGISAIALLNKGFEVYADETLASIEHVYVSAGARGVNLRLKPQDLIRVTHARLAPISAPLLQAGK; this is encoded by the coding sequence GTGAAGACGCGTACGAACTCGATGCGAGTGCTCGAATCCCTGCACGTCGCCTACGAGGCCTTTGAGTTCTCCTCGGAGGTCCGCTCGGCAGATGACGCCGCAAAGGCGATGGGAGCGCCCATTCAGCAGGTGTTCAAGACCCTGGTGGTGCTCCGGGAGCGGGGTCACGCCTTGCTGGTGATGCTGCCAGGCGACCGGGCACTGGATCTCAAGCTGCTGGCCCAGGCCAGCGGCGACAAGAAGCTGCATATGGCCTCGCACAAGGAGGCCGAGGACCTGACCGGCCTCGAGGTGGGGGGCATCTCGGCCATTGCCCTGCTCAACAAGGGCTTTGAAGTCTATGCCGACGAGACGCTGGCCAGCATCGAGCACGTCTATGTAAGCGCTGGCGCACGCGGTGTCAACCTGCGGCTCAAGCCGCAGGATCTCATTCGCGTCACTCACGCCCGGCTGGCACCGATTTCCGCTCCCCTGCTGCAAGCTGGCAAATGA